One Calditrichia bacterium DNA window includes the following coding sequences:
- a CDS encoding NTP transferase domain-containing protein, translating to MINSNKQTKLRIAMIMAAGFGTRMGNLTKDIPKPLLCLGDYRIIELVLIKLANQGIERVVINLHHFADKFQSTLGDGSRYGLEIIFSHEPEILGSGGGIANAERHFDGESILVVNADVLCDINLGEFYKYHCETGALATMNVLPSRNTADYTLVKYHQDFRLETFLDKNVTLAESDLTGIFTGHQVLSPEARGYLKPEFQSVINRFYKTAIAEGKNVMIHPFAGTWIDVGTAEFYHEFNRQIRSGEVDLRKFM from the coding sequence ATGATAAATAGCAATAAACAAACAAAATTACGCATCGCGATGATAATGGCCGCCGGTTTTGGCACGCGGATGGGTAATCTCACCAAAGATATTCCCAAACCGCTGCTGTGTTTGGGCGATTACCGGATCATCGAATTGGTGTTGATCAAACTTGCCAATCAGGGTATTGAGCGGGTGGTGATCAATCTGCACCATTTTGCCGATAAATTTCAATCCACTTTGGGCGACGGCAGCCGTTACGGGCTGGAAATTATTTTTAGTCACGAACCGGAAATCCTCGGTTCCGGCGGCGGCATTGCCAATGCGGAACGCCATTTTGACGGTGAGTCAATTTTGGTGGTGAACGCTGACGTGCTTTGCGATATCAATCTCGGTGAATTTTACAAATACCACTGCGAAACCGGTGCATTAGCTACGATGAATGTGCTGCCATCGCGAAATACTGCGGATTACACGTTGGTGAAATATCACCAGGATTTCCGGTTGGAAACATTTCTGGACAAAAATGTGACGTTGGCGGAAAGCGACCTGACCGGCATTTTTACCGGACATCAGGTGTTATCGCCAGAGGCGCGCGGCTATCTGAAACCGGAATTCCAGTCTGTGATCAACCGTTTCTACAAAACAGCGATTGCGGAAGGCAAAAACGTCATGATTCATCCTTTTGCCGGAACCTGGATTGACGTGGGCACTGCCGAATTTTATCACGAATTTAACCGCCAAATCCGCAGTGGCGAAGTCGATTTGCGCAAATTTATGTAA
- the trpD gene encoding anthranilate phosphoribosyltransferase, which translates to MIKQAIAKFMDGKDLSRAEAYQVMDEILSGQATEAQVSAFLVALQLKGSTVEEVAGSVDAYRERLTPLSITDENAVDCSGTGGDNLNTFNISTASAFVAAGAGAVVVKHGYHSISSQCGSADVLRELGLKIELFPDEFYKNIREVGLAFIFAPRYKPTFKQFAGVRRSIGARTMINILDPLTKPALTKNHLIGVYDSRQSRLIAEVMREFGVFRVMLVSGENGLDELNICGKTHVMEMTEGEISEYDLMPEDVGLKTWPVETLRGADAETNKKILLDILDGKPGGPRDVTIFNAAGALKVAGVVNDIAEGVVKARESIDSGKAKEKLQEMIRLSNEMH; encoded by the coding sequence ATGATAAAGCAAGCAATCGCAAAATTTATGGATGGAAAAGACCTTTCGCGCGCCGAAGCATATCAGGTGATGGACGAAATATTATCCGGGCAGGCAACCGAGGCGCAGGTTTCCGCGTTTCTGGTGGCGTTGCAACTGAAAGGCAGCACGGTGGAAGAAGTCGCCGGTTCGGTGGATGCCTATCGCGAACGGCTGACACCGCTATCGATTACCGACGAAAACGCGGTGGATTGCAGCGGAACGGGCGGCGATAATTTGAATACGTTCAACATTTCGACGGCCTCCGCATTTGTGGCGGCAGGTGCAGGCGCGGTTGTGGTGAAACACGGTTATCACTCCATTTCCAGCCAGTGCGGCAGCGCGGATGTGCTGCGGGAATTGGGATTGAAAATCGAGTTGTTTCCCGATGAATTTTACAAAAATATCCGCGAAGTTGGGTTGGCGTTCATTTTTGCGCCGCGATACAAACCCACGTTCAAACAATTTGCCGGCGTCCGGCGGAGTATCGGCGCGCGAACGATGATCAATATTCTCGATCCGCTGACCAAGCCTGCGCTGACCAAAAACCATCTCATCGGCGTTTACGATTCGCGGCAAAGTCGCCTGATTGCGGAAGTTATGCGCGAGTTTGGCGTGTTTCGGGTGATGCTGGTTTCCGGCGAAAACGGATTGGATGAACTGAACATCTGCGGAAAAACCCACGTAATGGAAATGACCGAGGGTGAAATCAGCGAATATGATTTGATGCCGGAAGATGTCGGGTTGAAAACCTGGCCGGTTGAAACGCTTCGCGGCGCGGATGCCGAAACCAATAAAAAAATTCTGCTCGATATCCTCGACGGCAAGCCGGGCGGACCGCGCGATGTGACCATTTTTAACGCTGCCGGTGCGCTCAAAGTTGCCGGTGTTGTGAACGATATCGCCGAAGGCGTTGTCAAAGCCCGCGAGTCGATCGACTCCGGAAAAGCCAAAGAAAAATTGCAGGAAATGATTCGGTTGAGCAACGAAATGCATTAA
- the mltG gene encoding endolytic transglycosylase MltG gives MKFDKNFCGKRVTLIFSKLVFGGYLIWKRVKFSLKTIILSGVLLIILGLAATGIWIYLESRPVDERQHHQNVTLRVPSGATFRQVTDSLFAEDLLRNKMVFRALGRVTGKDRSIRSGIFEIPPGLNAYDLLTYLENATPKQFKVTLPEGITSNKMAEILAAKVGIDSTTFVDLVYDSTFTAKLVGNSPNLEGFLLPETYHFEWKTPEEQIITRMVENTLRIFQPDSVIAQLKKYEWTFRDALTMASIVEGEALVDSERVIISSVYHNRLRLGMRLQADPTIQFVLPGPPRRLLFRDLEIDSPYNTYKYAGLPPGPISNPGKASILAAIFPENTPFVYMVAIGDGRHKFSKTLREHNFWHAKFNEVRRRVKREQRQNNGSQ, from the coding sequence TTGAAATTTGATAAAAACTTTTGCGGCAAACGCGTAACATTGATATTCAGTAAACTGGTTTTTGGTGGTTATTTGATCTGGAAACGCGTGAAATTTAGTTTAAAAACAATCATTTTGTCCGGTGTTTTGCTGATCATTCTGGGGTTGGCTGCTACCGGCATCTGGATATATCTGGAATCGCGTCCGGTGGATGAACGGCAGCATCACCAAAATGTGACGTTGCGGGTGCCATCCGGCGCAACTTTCCGGCAAGTTACCGATTCGCTGTTTGCCGAAGATTTGTTGCGGAATAAAATGGTGTTTCGGGCGCTCGGTCGCGTAACCGGAAAAGACCGGTCCATCCGGTCGGGAATTTTTGAAATTCCACCCGGTTTAAATGCATATGATTTATTGACTTATCTCGAAAATGCAACACCCAAACAATTTAAAGTGACGTTGCCGGAAGGCATCACTTCAAACAAAATGGCGGAAATTTTAGCCGCAAAAGTGGGCATCGATTCAACAACATTTGTAGATCTGGTTTACGATAGCACTTTCACTGCAAAGCTGGTGGGAAATTCGCCAAATCTGGAAGGCTTTTTGCTCCCGGAAACCTATCATTTTGAGTGGAAAACGCCGGAAGAGCAGATCATCACCCGAATGGTGGAAAACACGCTGCGCATTTTTCAGCCGGACAGCGTGATTGCGCAGCTCAAAAAATACGAATGGACGTTCCGCGATGCGCTGACGATGGCATCGATTGTTGAAGGTGAAGCGCTGGTGGATTCGGAGCGCGTGATTATTTCATCTGTTTATCACAACCGGCTGCGATTGGGAATGCGGCTGCAGGCAGACCCGACTATCCAGTTTGTGTTGCCGGGACCACCGCGCCGGTTGCTGTTCCGCGATCTCGAAATTGATTCGCCATACAATACATATAAATATGCCGGATTGCCCCCCGGGCCGATCAGCAATCCCGGAAAAGCGTCCATTTTAGCCGCTATTTTCCCGGAAAATACGCCGTTTGTGTACATGGTTGCCATTGGCGATGGTCGCCATAAATTTTCCAAAACACTGCGGGAGCATAATTTTTGGCATGCCAAATTTAACGAAGTTCGCCGCCGGGTGAAGCGGGAACAGCGCCAAAATAACGGATCTCAGTAA
- a CDS encoding GTP pyrophosphokinase, whose product MIYYSTNRNISALLDRAIQIATSAHAGQTDRGGMPYITHPLRLMMKQPTIENMIVAVLHDVVEDSDWTLDNLRSEGFPEPIIAAIDALTHRENEPYEANLQRIDQNAMAIAVKKSDLEDNINALRLATLHEKDFQRLQKYHKAYRFLTRNTE is encoded by the coding sequence ATGATCTATTACAGCACAAATCGCAACATATCAGCTCTGCTGGACAGGGCAATTCAAATCGCCACGAGCGCCCATGCCGGGCAAACGGATAGAGGTGGCATGCCCTACATTACCCATCCGCTGCGGTTAATGATGAAACAACCTACCATCGAAAACATGATTGTAGCAGTTTTACATGATGTTGTGGAAGACAGCGATTGGACACTTGACAACCTGCGCAGCGAAGGATTTCCCGAACCAATAATTGCTGCCATAGATGCCCTCACCCACCGCGAAAACGAACCCTATGAAGCTAACCTGCAACGTATCGACCAAAATGCTATGGCAATCGCCGTAAAAAAATCAGATCTGGAAGACAATATCAATGCACTTCGATTAGCAACGCTGCACGAAAAGGATTTCCAACGATTGCAAAAATATCACAAAGCTTATCGCTTTTTAACACGAAATACAGAGTGA
- a CDS encoding TRAP transporter large permease subunit — protein MAELLPLILFLAIFLTLLTGYPVSFTLGGLSVLMGLMVFGTDLFSFLPLRIWGIMNNYVLIAVPLFVYMGVMLEKSGLAEDLLETMAMLFGRLRGGLAISVVVVGALLAASTGIVGATVVTMGLLSLPTMLKRGYSVELATGTIAASGTLGQIIPPSIVLVLLGSVMNVSVGDMFMGAVLPGFLLVGLYLLWIIIISIFKPKSAPAMPASERAAFQREGMARRIINAFVLPFFLVIAVLGSIFAGIASPTEAAAVGAFGATLLTIVQGRFNLETLRAVMRETTFLTSMVFIILVGATAFGLVFRGLDGDVHLTNFIMHHQFAPHEFLALMMVIIFVLGFFIDFIEIIFIIVPVVVPIFNQMDVNLLWLGILFAMNLQTSFLTPPFGFALFYLKGVAPPQVRTSDIYRGIIPFIVIQLIGLVLVILFPELATWLPEVVLGGK, from the coding sequence ATGGCTGAACTGCTGCCGCTGATTTTGTTTCTGGCAATTTTTCTGACGTTGCTCACCGGATATCCCGTTTCATTTACGCTCGGCGGGCTTTCGGTGTTGATGGGTTTGATGGTTTTCGGCACAGATTTGTTCAGCTTTTTGCCGCTGCGAATCTGGGGAATTATGAACAATTACGTGCTGATCGCCGTGCCGCTGTTCGTTTACATGGGCGTGATGCTGGAAAAATCCGGGCTGGCGGAAGATTTGCTCGAAACAATGGCAATGCTGTTCGGGCGACTGCGCGGCGGATTGGCGATTTCAGTTGTGGTTGTCGGCGCGCTACTGGCGGCTTCCACCGGCATCGTTGGCGCAACAGTTGTCACGATGGGATTGCTCAGCCTGCCGACCATGCTCAAACGGGGTTACAGCGTTGAACTGGCGACCGGAACGATCGCAGCATCGGGAACGCTCGGTCAAATTATTCCGCCGAGTATTGTTTTGGTGCTGCTCGGCAGTGTGATGAACGTTTCGGTTGGCGATATGTTTATGGGCGCAGTGCTACCCGGCTTTTTGCTGGTCGGTTTGTATCTGCTCTGGATTATAATTATCAGCATTTTTAAACCCAAATCTGCACCGGCAATGCCGGCCAGCGAGCGTGCGGCATTTCAGCGGGAAGGAATGGCGCGCCGGATCATCAATGCTTTTGTGCTGCCGTTTTTTTTGGTGATCGCCGTGCTGGGTTCCATTTTTGCAGGCATTGCATCACCCACGGAAGCAGCGGCGGTCGGTGCGTTTGGCGCAACCTTACTCACAATCGTTCAGGGGCGATTCAATCTGGAAACGCTGCGCGCCGTGATGCGCGAGACCACGTTTCTCACGTCAATGGTGTTCATTATTCTGGTTGGTGCAACAGCCTTTGGGCTGGTGTTTCGCGGGCTGGATGGCGATGTGCATCTCACCAATTTTATTATGCACCACCAATTTGCGCCGCACGAATTTCTGGCGTTGATGATGGTGATCATCTTTGTGCTCGGATTTTTTATCGATTTTATCGAAATCATTTTTATTATTGTGCCGGTCGTTGTGCCGATATTTAATCAAATGGATGTCAATTTACTCTGGCTGGGAATTTTGTTCGCGATGAATTTGCAAACCTCGTTTCTCACGCCGCCGTTTGGGTTTGCGCTGTTTTATCTGAAAGGCGTTGCGCCGCCGCAGGTTCGAACATCGGATATTTATCGCGGAATAATTCCGTTTATCGTTATTCAATTGATCGGACTGGTGCTGGTTATTTTATTTCCGGAGCTGGCAACCTGGCTGCCGGAAGTTGTGCTCGGCGGGAAATAA
- a CDS encoding queuosine precursor transporter has product MDFRERLFLVLAAIFISSLIMANIIGITKIVTIFGVGVPVGIIPYPVTFLATDLVCELYGKKRASYLVWVGFAMNIFMLIVTTIGYYLPPESVWFSAVQQGTPGKELTYNYVYDYIVRGTAASMIAYLVAQLVDVHVFHFWKKLTNGKHLWLRNNGSTMVSQIVDTVAVMLITFWGVLPTDKILELIYYSYMFKASVALLDTPFFYMSVKFFKGKLAQEELLPPQTV; this is encoded by the coding sequence GTGGATTTTCGTGAACGGTTGTTTCTGGTTTTGGCAGCGATTTTCATTTCTTCGCTGATAATGGCAAATATTATTGGTATCACAAAAATCGTAACGATTTTTGGCGTTGGCGTTCCGGTGGGTATCATTCCGTATCCGGTGACGTTTTTGGCAACCGATCTGGTTTGTGAACTTTACGGAAAAAAACGCGCCAGCTATTTGGTTTGGGTCGGTTTCGCGATGAATATTTTTATGCTGATTGTCACCACAATCGGTTATTATTTACCGCCGGAATCGGTTTGGTTTTCAGCTGTGCAGCAGGGAACACCTGGCAAAGAACTGACCTACAATTATGTTTACGATTATATCGTTCGCGGTACAGCGGCATCCATGATCGCCTATCTGGTAGCCCAATTGGTGGACGTGCATGTCTTCCATTTCTGGAAAAAACTCACCAATGGCAAACATTTGTGGCTGCGCAATAACGGCTCAACAATGGTTTCACAAATAGTTGATACTGTTGCAGTTATGCTGATTACTTTTTGGGGCGTTCTACCGACGGACAAAATTCTGGAACTCATTTATTACAGTTATATGTTCAAAGCATCTGTGGCATTGCTCGATACGCCGTTTTTCTATATGAGTGTAAAATTTTTCAAAGGAAAACTTGCACAAGAGGAGCTGTTGCCGCCACAAACTGTGTAA
- a CDS encoding SDR family oxidoreductase: protein MKPILFITGGSAGIGKATAELFVQENWQVINLSRRECPVAGVRSFQADLSKPDFLTEFAGEMRGLLANAPKICLVHNAALLNKDSLHTLEESAFRNVLQINLVAPQVLNRFVLPFMKPGSSIIYIGSTLAEKAVPGTFSYVASKHAQMGMMKATCQDLHGKGIHTVGICPGFTDTEMLNTHLNHDEEILAAIKSMNGFNRLVTPSEIAEMIRVAAHQPVLNGAVIHANLGQIER from the coding sequence ATGAAACCCATTTTATTTATCACTGGTGGAAGCGCCGGAATCGGCAAAGCAACAGCAGAACTGTTTGTGCAGGAAAACTGGCAGGTGATCAATTTATCGCGAAGGGAATGCCCGGTTGCCGGCGTTCGCAGTTTTCAGGCGGATTTGAGCAAACCTGATTTTCTGACCGAATTTGCCGGGGAAATGCGCGGATTGTTGGCAAACGCGCCAAAAATCTGCCTCGTTCACAACGCAGCATTGTTGAATAAAGATAGCCTGCACACATTGGAAGAATCCGCATTTCGCAATGTTTTGCAGATCAATCTGGTTGCCCCGCAGGTGCTCAACCGCTTTGTGCTACCCTTCATGAAACCGGGATCATCAATTATTTACATCGGCTCAACACTTGCCGAAAAGGCAGTTCCCGGCACGTTTTCATACGTTGCCAGCAAACATGCCCAAATGGGGATGATGAAGGCAACCTGTCAGGATTTGCACGGAAAAGGGATTCACACCGTGGGCATTTGCCCGGGATTTACCGATACGGAGATGCTCAACACCCACCTCAATCACGATGAAGAAATTTTGGCAGCCATCAAATCGATGAACGGGTTTAACCGGCTGGTAACGCCATCGGAAATCGCCGAAATGATTCGGGTTGCGGCACACCAACCGGTGTTAAACGGCGCTGTCATTCATGCCAATTTGGGGCAGATCGAGCGGTAA
- a CDS encoding alpha/beta hydrolase — protein MTESPDYPNGPIRTHWVKINGLNTFYRTAGKKGDILLLIHGGGSDYSGFIWKHTLPALATRFRVIALDLPGYGSSELPNLLPDQSILSFHSNFICEFLDELNIAKAHICGFSMGGGIALGFALAHPERIKKLVLVNSYGLEKPVFGGLLTYLITRVDPLWLSLRWLIRHNRYIVRRGLRWSICDPENITDELVDDAFQALRLQRLHPAWRIFQHQEITLQGFRTTFLDDLEGLAKPTLFILSENDELIPHKLVKPALQQLKNARLYIARNAGHLLPREKPAEFNRVLMDFLSDNFVPKTGEKPVTAKKKDSSVSEPKPDTLP, from the coding sequence TTGACAGAATCCCCGGATTACCCAAACGGTCCCATCCGTACTCATTGGGTAAAAATTAACGGACTCAACACATTTTACCGCACAGCCGGAAAAAAAGGCGATATTTTATTGCTCATTCACGGTGGCGGAAGTGATTACTCCGGGTTTATCTGGAAACACACTTTGCCGGCGCTGGCGACTCGTTTCCGGGTGATTGCGCTGGATTTACCGGGATACGGCAGCAGCGAGCTGCCAAATCTTTTGCCCGACCAGTCGATTCTCTCTTTTCACAGCAATTTTATCTGCGAATTTTTGGATGAATTGAACATAGCCAAAGCGCATATTTGCGGATTTTCAATGGGCGGCGGGATTGCGCTGGGATTTGCACTCGCTCATCCGGAGCGCATCAAGAAACTGGTTCTGGTTAACAGCTATGGTTTGGAAAAACCTGTTTTTGGGGGATTGTTAACCTATTTAATTACGCGGGTTGATCCTCTTTGGCTGAGTTTACGATGGCTGATTCGCCATAACCGATATATCGTTCGGCGCGGTTTGCGCTGGTCAATTTGCGATCCGGAAAACATTACCGATGAGTTGGTGGACGATGCCTTCCAGGCACTCCGGCTGCAACGGCTGCATCCCGCATGGCGCATATTTCAGCATCAGGAAATTACGTTGCAGGGGTTTCGGACGACGTTTTTGGATGATTTGGAAGGGTTGGCAAAACCGACATTGTTCATTCTCAGCGAAAATGACGAACTGATTCCGCACAAATTGGTCAAACCGGCACTACAGCAATTAAAGAACGCTCGATTGTATATTGCCCGGAATGCCGGGCATTTACTGCCCCGCGAAAAACCGGCGGAGTTTAACCGCGTGTTGATGGATTTTCTGTCTGATAATTTTGTGCCCAAAACCGGCGAAAAACCGGTTACCGCAAAGAAGAAAGATAGCTCTGTTTCTGAGCCAAAGCCTGATACGCTTCCATAA
- a CDS encoding thioredoxin family protein, producing the protein MATILNEGSTYSDYFSEFQRYAEETDPESLDETARNQWDFIRLNLQRSIRVSKTYTPSDELREAVLQIDEPQIWMVLSENWCGDSAQILPQIAKIAELSEHIDLRILARDSHSDIMDEYLTKGKRSIPKLVAFTENGKELFQWGPRPAEAVDIFAAGLAAGEPKNAILAKLHGWYARNRGKAIDGEFTEALQKLAALSV; encoded by the coding sequence ATGGCAACAATTTTAAATGAGGGGAGCACCTATTCGGATTATTTCAGCGAATTTCAGCGATATGCCGAAGAAACCGATCCCGAATCGCTGGATGAAACCGCACGAAATCAGTGGGATTTCATTCGGTTGAATTTGCAACGGAGCATCCGGGTTAGCAAAACATACACACCTTCCGATGAATTACGGGAAGCTGTTTTGCAAATCGACGAGCCGCAAATTTGGATGGTGCTATCTGAAAACTGGTGCGGTGATTCCGCACAAATTTTACCGCAAATAGCTAAAATAGCTGAGCTTAGCGAACATATCGACCTACGAATATTGGCTCGCGATAGTCATTCGGATATTATGGATGAATATCTCACCAAAGGCAAACGGAGTATTCCAAAATTGGTCGCTTTCACCGAGAACGGTAAAGAATTATTCCAATGGGGTCCGCGTCCGGCAGAAGCGGTTGATATATTTGCCGCGGGGCTGGCTGCCGGTGAGCCCAAAAACGCCATTTTGGCAAAACTTCACGGCTGGTATGCCCGCAATCGCGGCAAAGCAATCGATGGGGAATTTACCGAGGCACTCCAAAAATTAGCTGCTTTATCTGTTTAA
- a CDS encoding 6-carboxytetrahydropterin synthase, protein MKRYTSIELFKENFKFSCGHFTIFSAKHRENLHGHNFQVMVRFTSEVLEHGMTFDYGKLKRKTERLCSELNEHFLLPGESPYLRIEQREDLVFAHFDTEKIPFLPRDVIILPIANVTLEELSRWFLEQYLEDQQEFEAFGVREIEVKAFSGPGQSASAIWKRSP, encoded by the coding sequence ATGAAACGTTACACATCGATCGAGTTGTTCAAAGAAAATTTCAAGTTTTCGTGCGGACATTTTACGATTTTTTCGGCGAAACACCGGGAAAATTTGCACGGACATAATTTTCAGGTGATGGTGCGGTTTACATCCGAAGTGCTGGAACACGGCATGACATTCGATTACGGAAAGTTGAAACGCAAAACGGAACGGCTGTGCAGCGAATTGAACGAACATTTCCTGCTGCCGGGCGAATCGCCATATTTGCGGATCGAACAGCGCGAAGATTTGGTTTTCGCCCATTTCGATACGGAAAAGATACCGTTTTTGCCGCGTGATGTGATAATTCTGCCCATCGCGAATGTAACGTTAGAGGAACTTTCGCGATGGTTTTTGGAACAATATCTGGAAGATCAACAGGAATTTGAGGCATTTGGCGTTCGGGAAATTGAGGTGAAAGCCTTTTCCGGTCCCGGTCAATCTGCTTCTGCAATTTGGAAACGCAGCCCATGA
- a CDS encoding dephospho-CoA kinase, whose product MADSLNDALIVAVTGGMGCGQSTVAGFFKKFGAKVISADDVARDLVDHDREIRKLIQEDLGKQYFFRNGRVNRRLLGEAVFADERKLHILNRIVHPRLVEKLIDEIESARDTGKFRVIVIDAALVYEIRMENMFDSIVVVSANYRNRAERIKARDKLSDAEIKNRINRQIPVPEKSRWADFTIQNNQSLEELEKRSYSVFRKLLNNAKKLKNI is encoded by the coding sequence ATGGCAGATTCTTTAAACGATGCACTGATTGTCGCCGTGACAGGCGGGATGGGCTGCGGACAATCTACCGTAGCCGGTTTTTTTAAAAAATTTGGCGCAAAAGTAATCAGTGCAGACGATGTTGCGCGTGACCTGGTTGATCATGATCGAGAAATTCGCAAACTCATTCAGGAAGATCTGGGTAAGCAATATTTCTTTCGAAACGGGCGTGTGAATCGCCGCTTGCTCGGCGAAGCCGTTTTTGCAGATGAGCGAAAATTGCATATTCTCAACCGAATTGTGCACCCGCGATTGGTTGAAAAGCTGATCGATGAAATAGAAAGTGCCCGCGATACCGGCAAATTTCGGGTTATTGTCATCGATGCCGCATTAGTTTACGAAATCCGGATGGAAAATATGTTCGATTCCATTGTGGTTGTTTCAGCAAATTATCGCAACCGCGCCGAAAGAATAAAAGCCCGCGATAAACTATCAGATGCGGAAATAAAAAACCGGATTAACCGGCAAATCCCGGTTCCGGAAAAAAGCCGCTGGGCAGATTTTACCATCCAGAATAATCAATCACTCGAAGAATTGGAAAAGCGGAGTTACTCCGTTTTTCGCAAACTGTTGAATAATGCAAAAAAACTAAAAAATATCTAA
- a CDS encoding isochorismate synthase: protein MQIIITQDSVKELLHKKITRFFQNIEVHADITDKRLIRIEVKINKINLVQWLLKQQHAVKTYWRDRQHKFEMAGVGEADTVAGNVETGNYGNIFSRLKQYLTRKYPRLRYYGGIQFQHSDKKEEHWLKFGSYRFVVPLFEVYSDRKATYFACNFMFNPSENHQTQLDRIIRQLHAIEWDDQAFEDEQPELLSRKDFPDKTGWAKNITTALRSFEKTNLGKIVLARKSEFEFAEPLDGMQTLRRLQEVDPTAFYFCFQTFKNQAFIGATPERLYRREFRDLMSEAVAGTRPRSRNAEADERLELELLNSDKDLREHQFVVDSLRESFADLCANIVDPHKIFVLKLSRLQHLYAKIRGTLHPFISDSEILHMLHPTPAVGGYPKDLALPKISELEPFDRGWYAGPIGWFSKNAAEFAVAIRSGMVYHNKLLLYAGAGIVPGSEPEKEWDELENKISNFMRALNIEE, encoded by the coding sequence ATGCAAATTATCATTACACAGGATTCTGTAAAAGAACTACTGCACAAAAAGATTACCCGTTTCTTTCAGAATATCGAAGTTCATGCAGATATTACCGATAAACGGTTGATTCGAATTGAAGTTAAAATCAATAAAATCAATCTTGTACAGTGGTTGTTGAAACAGCAGCACGCCGTAAAAACATACTGGCGGGATCGCCAGCACAAATTTGAAATGGCGGGCGTGGGCGAAGCCGATACGGTTGCCGGAAATGTGGAAACCGGCAATTACGGCAATATATTTTCCCGGTTGAAACAATACCTCACCCGGAAATACCCGCGTTTGCGCTATTACGGCGGCATCCAGTTTCAGCACAGCGACAAAAAAGAAGAACACTGGCTGAAATTTGGATCGTATAGGTTTGTGGTGCCGCTGTTCGAGGTGTATTCCGATCGCAAAGCAACGTATTTTGCCTGCAATTTTATGTTCAATCCCAGCGAAAATCACCAAACGCAGTTGGACCGGATTATCCGGCAGTTGCATGCCATTGAATGGGACGATCAGGCGTTTGAAGATGAGCAACCGGAGCTGCTTTCCCGCAAAGATTTCCCGGATAAAACCGGCTGGGCGAAAAATATCACCACTGCTTTACGCAGTTTTGAGAAAACCAATTTGGGCAAAATAGTGCTTGCGCGGAAATCCGAGTTCGAATTTGCCGAACCGCTGGATGGCATGCAAACGCTCCGCAGATTGCAGGAAGTCGATCCGACGGCATTTTATTTTTGCTTCCAAACCTTTAAAAATCAAGCATTTATTGGTGCTACACCCGAACGATTGTATCGCCGGGAATTTCGTGATTTGATGAGCGAAGCAGTTGCCGGAACCCGCCCGCGCAGCCGTAATGCCGAAGCCGATGAACGGCTGGAACTGGAATTACTGAACAGCGACAAAGATTTGCGAGAACACCAATTTGTGGTGGACAGCTTGCGCGAATCCTTTGCCGATTTATGTGCGAATATCGTGGACCCGCACAAAATTTTTGTGCTGAAGTTGTCGCGATTGCAGCATTTGTACGCCAAAATTCGCGGCACGCTGCATCCGTTTATCAGCGATAGCGAAATCCTGCACATGCTCCACCCGACTCCCGCCGTTGGCGGATATCCCAAAGATCTGGCGCTGCCAAAAATCAGTGAACTGGAACCGTTCGACCGTGGCTGGTACGCCGGTCCGATCGGCTGGTTCAGCAAAAACGCTGCCGAATTCGCCGTTGCCATACGCTCCGGAATGGTTTACCACAACAAATTGTTGTTGTACGCCGGCGCCGGAATTGTGCCCGGTTCCGAGCCGGAAAAAGAATGGGACGAATTGGAAAACAAAATTTCCAATTTCATGCGCGCGTTGAATATTGAGGAATAA